A window of Zingiber officinale cultivar Zhangliang chromosome 5A, Zo_v1.1, whole genome shotgun sequence contains these coding sequences:
- the LOC121979525 gene encoding probable protein S-acyltransferase 22 — protein MVFALLLLILQWAVGMLVLILCFVERRRFSAEIVSKLGSSFSLAPFIIVVAVCTLLAMVATLPVAQLFFFHILLIKKGISTYDYIIALREQDQEQEQLAVGGQQSPQMSQVSSFTGLSSTSPQIHMQR, from the exons aTGGTGTTTGCTCTTCTCTTG CTTATTCTGCAGTGGGCTGTTGGGATGCTTGTGCTGATACTGTGTTTTGTTGAGAGAAGGAGATTTTCTGCTGAAATTGTTTCAAAGCTGGGTAGTAGCTTTTCCTTGGCACCCTTTATCATTGTGGTG GCTGTGTGCACTTTATTAGCCATGGTTGCTACTCTTCCAGTTGCACAACTTTTCTTCTTccatattcttttaataaaaaag GGAATCAGCACCTATGATTACATTATTGCTTTGAGGGAGCAAGATCAGGAGCAGGAGCAACTTGCTGTTGGTGGGCAGCAAAGTCCGCAAATGTCCCAAGTGAGCTCTTTTACTGGACTAAGCAGCACCAGTCCGCAAAT CCATATGCAGagatag